In the genome of Chrysiogenes arsenatis DSM 11915, one region contains:
- the fliN gene encoding flagellar motor switch protein FliN — MTPEGLSQEEINAMLNMVGDSDSDTNYPLDELVGVIRDNFSASVGTSVNDSFSCDLVDNTTKPGDSIDTGEAVVLVTIPLDEGIDGVIFFAAPVSSASVLVDMMMMGAGESKETLEPEDVDAFNDLVNNSIASCSVPLSSKLSGKKIRFGATTASPMDVSGLQSALGDDTFACLQFSATIPDKVDSNFWIFIPATVAASFESLFGRGVGNGGDDFGMTDDMFDFGGDDFSSLTGGGDSVSPAASGGDGGHAATTHLDKDQLRNIEMLLDVDLSVIIRIGSTQIYMKDLLKLGSGSIVELDKKASDPVELVVNNKVIARGEVVVIDANFGLRINEILSKKERLNTLRG, encoded by the coding sequence ATGACACCAGAAGGATTAAGCCAAGAAGAAATCAACGCTATGCTGAATATGGTTGGAGATAGCGATAGCGATACAAACTATCCGCTCGATGAGCTTGTAGGAGTTATCCGTGATAACTTTAGCGCTTCAGTGGGAACAAGCGTCAACGATAGTTTTAGCTGCGACCTTGTTGATAACACAACCAAGCCGGGCGATAGTATCGATACTGGCGAAGCAGTAGTCCTTGTGACTATCCCGCTTGATGAGGGGATAGATGGTGTTATCTTTTTTGCGGCACCGGTCTCGTCCGCTTCGGTACTTGTCGACATGATGATGATGGGTGCGGGCGAATCGAAAGAGACGCTCGAACCAGAAGATGTCGATGCTTTTAATGATCTGGTCAATAACTCTATTGCCAGTTGTTCTGTTCCGCTCAGCAGCAAGCTGAGTGGGAAAAAAATTCGCTTTGGTGCGACCACGGCTTCGCCAATGGATGTGAGCGGCTTACAGTCAGCCTTAGGCGATGACACGTTTGCCTGCCTGCAATTTAGTGCCACGATACCTGATAAAGTTGATTCCAATTTCTGGATTTTCATTCCCGCAACGGTAGCGGCGAGCTTCGAGTCGCTTTTTGGTCGAGGAGTGGGGAATGGTGGTGATGATTTTGGTATGACGGATGATATGTTCGATTTTGGTGGCGACGACTTTTCTTCGCTGACTGGCGGTGGCGATTCCGTGTCTCCAGCGGCGAGTGGTGGAGATGGCGGACATGCTGCGACTACCCATTTGGATAAAGATCAGCTTCGGAATATCGAAATGCTTTTGGATGTTGACCTTTCGGTTATCATCCGCATTGGTTCTACGCAAATTTACATGAAGGATCTTTTGAAGCTCGGCTCTGGGTCAATCGTCGAGCTGGATAAAAAGGCCAGCGATCCGGTGGAGCTTGTTGTCAATAATAAAGTCATTGCTCGTGGCGAGGTGGTGGTTATTGATGCGAACTTCGGGTTGCGGATCAATGAGATATTAAGTAAAAAAGAGCGACTGAACACGTTGCGAGGCTGA